The Gloeocapsopsis sp. IPPAS B-1203 DNA segment ATTCTCTTAGACACATATTCATTACCTAATTTGTTGGGTTTTCTGGCATTAATTAGTTATGTTATCACATTACTTCCCACCATAATTAGGATAGTTTTTCCTCAAACTAAAGCAACAGGTTTGCCACAGTGGTTACTTAAAAATCGCCGCCTTGCTGGAGTTCTCGCATTCTTTTTAGCACTTTTACATGGGTATTTTCTAGTTGAGAAAAGACAGCTTGACTTCTTCGATCCAAAGACCTTTTGGATTTATTTACAAGGAATATCTACATTCATAATTTTTACGCTTCTTGCGATAACCTCTAACGATTGGAGTGTCAAAAAGCTGAAGAAAAATTGGAAACAACTGCATAAACTCACATATATAGCAATGTTTCTGTTAACTTGGCACGTTTGGGACAAAATGTCAGGACATTGGACATATTTAACACCCATTGGCATCGTGGCGATCGCTGGAATCACGCTTTTGTATATCATCCGTCTCTATATTGAACGCCAAAATCAACAACAAAAACTGATAAAAACAGCTTTGGTGTCAGCTAAAAGCAATAAATAGCAATACTCGCCATGCGCTGATTCTGTAACAGGAAAGCTTTTCTATGCAGATTAAACCATTTTTTTCAAAAACCTCAGTAGCCTTGGCGATCGCTACTACAGCAATTGTCGCTGGCTTGAGTTACAAGATATTATCACAATCAAATGACACGACCATCGCATCTTCGTCTATCCAAGTTCGCACACTCAAAGGTCATTCTGTATGGGTGTATACAACTGCTATCAGCCCTGATGGCAGAATACTCGCTAGTGGTAGTTATGACGGTACAATCAAAGTTTGGAATCTGGACACGGGTGACTTAATTTACAGTATTAAAGGTCATGCAGATGCTGTGCGATCGCTTGCGATTAGCCCTAACAACCAAATTCTTGTCAGTGGTAGCTGGGACAATCGAGTCAAGTTGTGGAATCTGCAAAGC contains these protein-coding regions:
- a CDS encoding ferric reductase-like transmembrane domain-containing protein, which translates into the protein MILLDTYSLPNLLGFLALISYVITLLPTIIRIVFPQTKATGLPQWLLKNRRLAGVLAFFLALLHGYFLVEKRQLDFFDPKTFWIYLQGISTFIIFTLLAITSNDWSVKKLKKNWKQLHKLTYIAMFLLTWHVWDKMSGHWTYLTPIGIVAIAGITLLYIIRLYIERQNQQQKLIKTALVSAKSNK